The Parus major isolate Abel chromosome 5, Parus_major1.1, whole genome shotgun sequence genome contains a region encoding:
- the GNG2 gene encoding guanine nucleotide-binding protein G(I)/G(S)/G(O) subunit gamma-2: MASNNTASIAQARKLVEQLKMEANIDRIKVSKAAADLMAYCEAHAKEDPLLTPVPASENPFREKKFFCVIL; encoded by the exons ATGGCTAGCAACAACACTGCTAGCATAGCACAAGCCCGCAAGCTGGTGGAGCAGCTGAAGATGGAGGCCAACATCGACAGGATAAAG GTgtccaaagcagcagcagacctGATGGCGTACTGCGAAGCCCACGCCAAGGAGGACCCTCTATTGACCCCCGTCCCGGCCTCAGAAAACCCCTTTAGAGAGAAGAAGTTCTTCTGTGTGATCTTGTAA